One stretch of Candidatus Saccharibacteria bacterium oral taxon 488 DNA includes these proteins:
- the glgP gene encoding alpha-glucan family phosphorylase, producing MDSYSYTNTSPYQPQDIEDASEFYDVIERSSLTHQLSESRPYVYWTMEIYDKANGIKGGGGLGVLAADTRRVAEKLEVPFVVVTPFYRSESHQKITDLAQTEYVEKVSPQEYGFHYIDEVSVSSAGFPDASLSVFRKTLGSTQFVTISEPNFGQLYEGEGSGDHRLYQEVALGFGGYKALKLLGIKPAVIQLNETATIFAALARLDELCANGMNLYEAIVYVRKHTLYTNHTLLQAAEPEFHRSQFEKLVLPNLKSNAVRCWLMEQFRGDRLRPNLLAIELTEAKNGVSKLHARVANFRDRNNDKVKFHAITNGIDLETWVLPEILQAYREHTILDKFGLPTEQYQEAIATLPASTIHSLKRVGRLELNRVLMERKDQYNNPVHLPEDALVFDFKRRFANYKRPHLPFERPEVLKQILLDSNAHYILAGKVHQGDHDMYQQLLTILKLVDSDPALRERVHYIQDYDETLGRALAIGSDVAINVPIIGLEACGTSWEKDIANLKLLISTSDGGVADIKPIACLEVSGVSPEDETTSLYANMRRAAQIIASDELLMQYIHRQLTAYLPIISGARMLKDYLKFLFPARHTTK from the coding sequence ATGGATTCATATTCATACACAAACACTTCACCATACCAGCCACAGGACATCGAAGACGCCTCCGAATTTTATGACGTGATTGAGCGCAGCAGCCTAACACATCAACTGTCTGAGTCGCGGCCGTATGTCTACTGGACAATGGAAATTTATGACAAAGCCAACGGCATCAAAGGCGGCGGCGGCCTGGGCGTATTGGCGGCAGATACTCGACGGGTGGCTGAAAAATTAGAAGTGCCGTTTGTGGTAGTGACACCGTTTTACCGCAGTGAGTCACACCAAAAAATTACCGACCTCGCACAAACTGAATACGTTGAGAAGGTCTCACCCCAGGAGTATGGCTTTCATTATATTGATGAGGTTTCGGTTAGCTCCGCCGGCTTTCCCGACGCTAGCCTCAGCGTCTTTCGCAAGACACTCGGCTCAACGCAATTTGTCACCATCTCAGAGCCAAACTTTGGGCAATTGTACGAAGGCGAAGGCTCGGGTGATCACCGGCTCTACCAAGAAGTGGCGCTTGGGTTTGGCGGCTATAAGGCCTTGAAGCTACTGGGCATTAAGCCAGCTGTCATTCAGCTCAATGAAACCGCAACAATTTTTGCGGCACTGGCTCGGCTGGACGAGCTATGCGCCAACGGCATGAATCTGTATGAAGCAATCGTCTACGTGCGTAAACACACGCTCTACACCAACCACACCCTGCTCCAGGCAGCTGAACCAGAATTCCACCGCTCGCAATTTGAAAAATTGGTACTGCCAAACCTCAAAAGCAATGCTGTGCGCTGCTGGCTGATGGAGCAATTTCGGGGAGACCGCTTGCGGCCAAACTTGCTAGCAATTGAGCTGACCGAAGCCAAAAATGGCGTCAGTAAACTACACGCCCGTGTGGCAAATTTCCGCGACCGCAACAACGACAAAGTCAAATTTCACGCCATCACCAACGGCATTGACCTCGAGACATGGGTGCTGCCGGAAATCTTGCAAGCCTATCGTGAGCATACCATCCTTGATAAATTTGGCTTGCCAACAGAGCAGTATCAAGAGGCGATCGCCACGCTACCCGCTAGCACCATTCACTCGCTCAAACGCGTGGGCCGGCTGGAGCTAAACCGAGTCCTTATGGAGCGCAAGGATCAATACAACAATCCAGTTCACCTACCCGAAGACGCGCTGGTGTTTGACTTCAAGCGGCGATTTGCCAATTACAAGCGACCACATCTACCATTTGAGCGCCCAGAGGTGCTCAAGCAGATTCTACTCGATAGCAACGCTCACTACATTCTTGCTGGTAAAGTTCATCAGGGCGATCATGATATGTATCAGCAGCTCCTGACCATCCTCAAACTCGTCGATAGCGACCCTGCACTGCGTGAGCGTGTCCACTACATTCAAGATTACGACGAGACCCTGGGACGAGCGCTGGCGATTGGCTCAGATGTTGCTATCAACGTGCCGATCATTGGCCTCGAGGCCTGCGGTACATCATGGGAAAAAGACATTGCCAATCTCAAGCTGCTTATCTCCACCAGCGACGGTGGCGTTGCCGATATCAAGCCAATTGCCTGTCTCGAGGTGAGCGGTGTAAGTCCAGAGGACGAGACCACCTCGCTCTACGCTAATATGCGGCGGGCGGCACAAATTATCGCCAGCGATGAGCTACTGATGCAGTACATTCATCGCCAGCTCACGGCCTATCTACCGATCATATCGGGTGCACGGATGCTCAAGGATTACCTCAAGTTTCTGTTTCCCGCCCGGCATACAACCAAATAG
- a CDS encoding serine hydroxymethyltransferase — translation MQDTQIADLIAAEIKRQQRGIELIPSENYVSPDVLKALGSVFTNKYSEGYPGRRYYGGQDNTDQVEQLAIDRAKKLFGADHTNVQPHSGAQANEAVYYAWCEPGDTILAMDLAHGGHLTHGAPVTRSAREYNFVRYGIKDVETGEIDYEAIRELALKHRPKIILAGFSAYPRELDYAKFAEIGREVGAMLMADMSHIAGLIVGGVAKNPFDYGFHVITTTTHKTLRGPRGGLILSKGVVGNPLKRPEKTLENLPTLIDRAVFPGTQGGPHMHTIAAKAVAFGEALRPEFTEYAQQIVKNAAVLADELKRGGLKLVTGGTSNHLVLADVYGSFNIDGKTAQERLEASGITANANAIPNDTLPPFRPSGLRLGTPAVTTRGMTEAEVKQIAEWIITAITTEDPAEYAKIKQQTTSLAARFPLPYN, via the coding sequence ATGCAAGATACACAAATTGCCGATTTAATTGCGGCGGAAATAAAACGACAGCAACGAGGAATTGAGCTGATCCCAAGTGAAAATTACGTCTCACCAGACGTACTCAAAGCACTGGGCAGTGTCTTTACTAATAAATACTCTGAGGGCTACCCCGGCCGACGCTACTACGGTGGTCAGGATAATACCGACCAAGTTGAGCAGCTGGCGATTGACCGCGCTAAAAAGCTATTCGGCGCTGATCACACCAATGTCCAGCCGCACTCCGGCGCCCAGGCGAATGAGGCGGTGTATTATGCGTGGTGCGAGCCGGGCGATACCATTTTGGCGATGGATTTGGCACACGGCGGACACCTGACACACGGCGCGCCAGTCACCCGCTCAGCCCGTGAGTACAACTTTGTCCGCTACGGCATCAAAGATGTCGAGACGGGTGAGATTGACTATGAAGCAATTCGCGAGTTGGCGCTGAAACATCGACCAAAGATCATCTTGGCGGGATTTTCGGCCTATCCACGCGAGCTAGATTATGCCAAGTTTGCCGAGATTGGACGCGAAGTCGGTGCTATGCTGATGGCAGACATGAGCCACATTGCTGGACTAATTGTCGGTGGCGTAGCCAAAAATCCGTTTGACTATGGCTTTCATGTTATCACCACTACCACGCACAAAACCTTGCGCGGGCCGCGCGGCGGCCTGATTTTGTCAAAAGGCGTCGTCGGCAATCCTTTGAAACGACCAGAAAAGACCTTGGAAAACTTGCCAACATTGATTGACCGGGCGGTCTTCCCCGGCACCCAAGGCGGCCCACACATGCACACCATCGCTGCCAAAGCAGTGGCCTTTGGCGAGGCGTTACGTCCAGAATTCACGGAATACGCCCAGCAAATCGTAAAGAATGCGGCCGTTCTGGCGGATGAGCTGAAGCGCGGCGGTCTAAAGTTAGTGACGGGCGGCACCAGTAACCACTTGGTGTTGGCGGACGTCTACGGCAGCTTTAATATCGACGGCAAAACCGCTCAGGAACGGCTGGAGGCCAGCGGTATCACCGCCAACGCCAATGCTATACCGAACGATACCCTACCACCATTCCGTCCAAGCGGCCTGCGCCTCGGCACGCCAGCGGTGACGACGCGCGGCATGACGGAGGCGGAAGTCAAACAGATTGCCGAGTGGATTATTACAGCGATAACCACGGAGGACCCGGCAGAATACGCAAAAATTAAGCAACAAACCACTAGCCTTGCGGCGCGTTTTCCGCTACCATATAACTAA
- a CDS encoding UDP-N-acetylglucosamine 1-carboxyvinyltransferase — protein sequence MSMNDYLQKIGVIINENRNRKGLTQTQLAEAIGTSQSAINRIENGGQNISVEMLMRISDVLNCNIVTLNHSGKMNFRVHGGKKLSGDISVKTSKNAAVGLLCASLLNRGKTTLRHVARIEEVNRIIEVLNSIGVKTRWLRKNDLEIIPPARLRLEDMDIAAAKRTRTVIMFLGPLLHQYHDFRLPFAGGCNLGKRTVEPHLSGLKHFGMQVEAEGGYYHARVEPTTGDRIILLTERGDTVTENVIMAAALSPDTTIIRNASPNYMVQDVCFFLQKLGVTIEGIGTTTLKITGRSHVNTAVDYCPSEDPIEAMSFIAAAVVTDSEITVRRAPIEFLEIELATLAEMGLQYELSEEYAADNGRTRLVDITLKHSELVAPKDKIHALPFPGINMDNLPFLGLIATVAKGRTLVHDWSYENRAIYFTELSKLNAQIELVDPHRVYITGPTRWKSADVVAPPALRPSVVVLLAMLAAPGVSILRDVYSINRGYEELAQRLNSLGAEIEVITE from the coding sequence ATGAGCATGAATGACTATCTCCAAAAAATCGGCGTTATTATCAATGAAAATCGTAATCGTAAAGGCCTCACGCAGACGCAACTAGCGGAGGCTATTGGTACATCACAAAGTGCCATCAACCGTATCGAGAACGGCGGTCAAAATATCAGTGTCGAGATGCTAATGAGGATTAGTGATGTACTCAACTGTAACATCGTTACGCTCAATCACTCGGGCAAGATGAACTTTCGGGTGCATGGCGGTAAAAAACTTTCTGGTGATATATCGGTCAAAACGAGCAAGAATGCGGCCGTGGGGCTGCTCTGCGCCAGCTTGCTCAACAGGGGAAAAACGACGCTACGTCATGTGGCGCGTATCGAAGAGGTTAACCGGATCATTGAGGTGCTCAACTCGATTGGCGTTAAAACCCGTTGGCTGCGAAAGAACGACCTGGAGATTATACCACCGGCGCGGCTGAGGCTGGAGGATATGGATATCGCTGCCGCTAAACGCACGCGTACCGTGATCATGTTCCTTGGCCCGCTGCTTCATCAATACCATGATTTTCGGTTGCCGTTTGCTGGCGGCTGCAACCTCGGTAAGCGCACGGTAGAGCCGCACCTGTCAGGCCTGAAGCATTTTGGTATGCAGGTAGAGGCCGAGGGTGGGTACTATCATGCGCGCGTCGAGCCAACAACGGGCGATCGGATAATTTTATTGACTGAACGCGGCGACACGGTGACGGAAAACGTTATCATGGCGGCGGCGCTGTCACCAGACACCACCATCATCCGCAACGCCAGCCCGAACTACATGGTGCAGGATGTGTGTTTCTTCTTGCAGAAATTGGGCGTGACCATCGAAGGAATTGGTACGACAACGCTGAAAATCACGGGCCGGTCGCACGTCAATACAGCAGTTGATTATTGTCCGTCTGAAGACCCGATCGAGGCGATGAGCTTTATCGCGGCGGCCGTGGTGACTGATTCAGAAATCACGGTGCGCCGGGCGCCGATTGAGTTTTTGGAAATTGAGCTCGCAACATTGGCTGAAATGGGTTTGCAATATGAGTTAAGTGAGGAATATGCAGCCGATAATGGCCGAACTCGTTTAGTGGACATTACACTGAAACATTCCGAGCTGGTTGCGCCAAAAGACAAGATTCACGCGCTGCCGTTTCCGGGGATTAATATGGATAACTTGCCGTTCTTGGGGCTGATTGCGACCGTCGCTAAAGGTCGGACATTGGTGCACGATTGGAGTTATGAGAATCGAGCAATTTATTTCACCGAGCTGAGTAAACTGAATGCGCAGATTGAGCTGGTTGATCCGCATCGGGTGTATATCACTGGCCCGACCAGGTGGAAGTCCGCTGATGTTGTGGCACCACCAGCGCTGCGGCCGTCGGTTGTGGTACTGCTCGCTATGTTAGCGGCACCGGGCGTGTCAATCTTGCGTGATGTGTATTCAATTAATCGCGGCTACGAGGAACTAGCGCAGCGGCTTAATTCGCTGGGTGCAGAGATTGAAGTTATTACCGAATAG
- a CDS encoding type II secretion system protein — MISSNKTKGFTLVELLIVIVVIAILAAISIVAYNGVSNKARDSERLASARDIINAAAVYNSEKGHWPTIAELESFNTIRLSDQIKNNLGTTTPSPTDKSKYLYELCGTGPNATGAKVTYWKEAIDGYEPHEKIVSSGSGC, encoded by the coding sequence ATGATTTCTTCAAACAAAACTAAAGGTTTCACATTGGTTGAGCTCTTGATCGTTATCGTGGTCATCGCTATCTTGGCTGCTATTTCGATTGTGGCGTACAATGGTGTATCCAACAAAGCTCGGGATAGCGAAAGGTTAGCCAGTGCACGCGACATCATCAACGCTGCCGCCGTGTACAACTCAGAAAAGGGCCACTGGCCAACAATAGCAGAGCTGGAGTCATTTAATACAATAAGGCTATCCGATCAAATCAAAAATAATCTCGGAACCACTACACCAAGTCCAACTGATAAAAGCAAGTATCTATATGAGTTGTGCGGAACTGGTCCGAACGCTACTGGAGCAAAAGTTACCTATTGGAAAGAAGCTATTGATGGATATGAGCCTCATGAGAAGATAGTCAGCAGTGGTAGCGGTTGTTGA